The nucleotide sequence GTTTGCATAGTAAAGGGAAGTATCAAAACGGAAGATCTTGATGTTCGCAATACTGCTGATCTTCTTGTAAGTAAACTGGTCCTCATAGATTTCAGAGTTGTTCACCTTGCCAAGAAGGGTGGCTCGGGGCCTCTGGGTGCGGAAGATGATGCAGAGGAGAGCAAAGCAGACCCCTACTAGGAGGCCCAACTCTGTAGTGATGAGTGACGAGGACAGCATGGTGACCCACCAGACCATGGTGTCTATCTTGCTGATCCGCCACATCTTGGGAGTGTCGGCAAATTTCCGCAAGCCTCCTCTGAGGTTAACAATGGTAACCACCCCCAGGATACAGGTTTGCAATGAATAGAAGAGAGGGGCAATCCACAACAACACCAGGAGCAGCACAACTGCAGATACCATGCTTGAGATCTGGGTCTGGCATCCCGTGGATTCCTTCAGCAAGGTCTTTGACAAGGCTGCACAGGAGGCAAAGCAGTAGAAGAAAGATGGAATAAGGTTCCCCATGCCAATGGCAATCATCTCTTGGTTGGCCCAGACAGGATAGCCATGCTTCTTGCCAAATATTTCTGCGAGGGAGACAGTCATTGCAAAGCCAATGATGGCAATGGGTAGAGCGTCAAGTGCCAGATTTGACAAAAGGCTCAGATCTGGCACAGCAGGTTTCTTGAAACCAGTGGGAATGGTGCCACAGATTTTAGATTTGTATCTCTCATTAAAGTTAAAGAAATATGAAAACAGAGTAGCTGCAATGACAACCAGGAGTTCCATGGGAAATGGAACCTTCATTTTGTCTTTAAAGAAGTTGTTGATCTCCTTTACTGGCACGATGAGAGCCAAAGAAATTAGGCTGGTGACTAGGTCACAGATGTTGGTCTTGCTAATGTATCTGAATATGTCAACCCAAGTTAAGATAAGGGAACCTACTCCATCATGGCGGGGGATTTTCAGTCCCAGCAGGAGATTCATTTGGGAAGTAAGGATGGTAAGAGAGGATCCAGTCACAAAGCCACTCAGGAGAGGTTCCGAAAGATACACGGATAGGAAGCCCAACTGGAAGACCCCCAGAAGTATCTGAAATGAAAAGCAAGTTCCATTCATTCATCTGACTAGGTCAGAACTTGAATTTgttctctgctatctttctgCAGTTGTGAGACAAGCCTCTATTCCTGCATTCTCAAATTTTCTCTGTGAATGGGTATGTGCACCAACCCGCTCCCTCCATACCCAgccatcctgcattgagcagaaagGTGTGAAGGGGGGTCATAGGTGCATTCAGCTACACACCCTTACATTCCTCCTCGCAGCTGGGACCCCTGGATGATCAGGATTCCTGAGTGTGGGGAGCACTGTGACCATGTTGAGCTGGATGCACTTATAACCTAGACCTTCCAGCTCactatgggggtgggggtggtgcaCACACCCCTCTACAGAAAGAATTTAAGAATGCAGGAACAGGGCTAAAAACAATTTGTAGTAGTTATATGGGCAGTCATAGTCAGAACTAGGTCAAATACATAGCATGAATATAGGCTAGCGTTTTGAAAAATTGCCATCCAAAGGTGCCTCCAAACAGGACTTTATTGTGGGACTGATGCTCCTCATACATGCAAGCTTTTAGCAGGGTCCATAGGAAATAGTTAACATCAAAATGACAGCCCATATCTCTCCCTCCCAATTTAATATAGATTTACTATTTCCAAATAAAATCCAGTAAGTAAATCAAGCTTGATGTCAGTAACCTGTTTCTGACATCTCGGTGGCCCATCAGTAAATTGATTAGCCCCCATCTAGAAGTACCCCAAGTTAGAAAGAATGGCCTAGAGCTGTGCTACTCCATATACTACAAGGCTAGTTCCCACACATGCATGTAAATCACTTCATTGCTTAACACTTGACCCAGCTTTATGTGTGAACTGGCCCCACTGGAAAGCATTGGGCTTCAGGTAATGTGAGCTGATACAATAGGTCTGCCTCTGGTATTTGATCTTTCTCACAGGCAAATTATCACTTGATGAACCTACTGTCATCAAGTGATGAGCATGCATGCGTGAACTGGATCCACAGCTAGGATAACCCAGGAACTGTGATATAGAAAGCCATTCCTGTTGTGTGCAACCTGCCTCTCGAAATTCCCTCCATATTTATAGGCAAAGAAATGGGGTGGGGCACCATTTACCAAATATCTCTGGTAGATGGAGAAATTCCCCAGTGGTTCCTCTCAGGGGTGGGGCTCACCATTAACAGTGGCGGTAGCAcagcttctccccctcccaaagcttttttgcttgttttgcaGCTGGCAACAACTGGCTTGGCAGGTTTGAATCAAGAGAGTTTAGGTGCCCTAAATGTTAAGAGGGCATTTCTGTTCAGGAGAATGAAGTTATCTTACCTGGTAAATCCCAACCAAAAAAGTTAAAGCAGTTCCCACAGTGATAGCGTAACAACCTTTGTCACAGGCAACTGTCCCATTCATTGTGGCATTCACGAGTGAGCCGGTATCTGCATCTAAATCATATCCTGCTAACCTCAGTTGCCGGTTTACTGATTCCCCAATCATCAGGCAAAGGACCCCGAAAGACCCAACGCAATTGTGGCGTGAGGTTGCCATGGCAAAGTAGATAATGACACAGAAGAAGTTTGTGTATAGTCCGTAGATAGGATCCTGGCTTGCTAAGAGAGAGTAGGAGATCGACTGAGGGATGGCAACTATTCCAACCAGTATGCCAGAGATGATGTCCCCAAGCAGTTGTTCCTTGATATTGTAACGGGGAAGCCACTCTACTACAGGGAACAGTTTAAGGAAGAAGCTGATGATACTTTGTCGGTCGCATTTGCAATTCTCTCTGGTTTTCTTGAGGAGCTTCTTGACACTGAGGCCTGGAGGTTCATACTCTTCTAGCTTGAGAGGGAAGTAATGAGATGATGGTTCTGGTGGTGGTGAGCTTTGCATATCATTGCTCTGCTCAGGCTTCTGGATGGTGATGCCATTCTCCATGGCTCCAAGGTAGCTGAAAGAGGGCAGCACATGCTTTATTAACTGGAAGTATTGTGCTCATGCATGATTACAGAGGAATTCTTATCCAACTAATGATGCATTGTTCCATACTGAGTGAGAATACAATTGCAACGTAGGTACAACCATTAAAAAATTCAGCACTGATACATTTTGATGCATATTATAATAAAAGCTCCTTCTGTACAATTGTTTGAGCCATTCATTATGAATAAAAGTCTTTGGTAACTGTAAACCTTATGTCTTTTTTCCAACACAAGCCAGAAATACTCAGAATCAGTATGTACTACCCCAGTTCAGCTTCTATCATATGAGTGGCTGCAGGATGGTATGaatcagcctttttttttttaacaatctaAAACTGTCCTTTTGCTATATCAATGAGAAACACTATTTTGGTAGCTTAGCACTATTTTGCCTACTTATGATCAGACTACATCTTCTTTCTCAAAGaatttttttaatatgttatCAATATCACCTTGGATGATTATTTAATCGAGTCACCTAATATGACTCATCTCTGATCTTAAGGCCTTTATAAGAAAAAATAAtcggataattttttaaaaccctaataaccagaatgttatcttttcggcaccaggtcaaaactttcctcttctcccaggcattttagcatatgttttaaattgtttttaaaatatgtgttttaaattgtatatttgttttaatgtttttgattgctgtaaaccacccagagagcttcggctatggggcggtatacaagtgcaataaataaataaataaatgtgcaaacATCTCTGCTGTAAAAAATGAGTGTTCCCTTTGCCTCACTTGGAGCCAACATTATCTTGGGCAACAGTGGGATATATACTGGGAGGGCACTTTTACAAAGTGGGTGGATTGTTCCTCTAGTAGCTCAATATATTCAAGAGATGATGTGTTAAATACCCCTCTGAAGAAAATGCAGTGATCAAAGCAGGCCATGTTAACAATATAAAGTCACAGTGTGCCATTCCATGAAGCCCTCTTCTCAAACCTGAAACATTAGGAGACAACTGTCTTTTTTGCatgttggatttttttcctttttttaaaaaaaagaaatgtgtaacaacaacaaaaaaagatgcTTTATTCAAAACCAGCCCCAAAGGTTTAAAAGGTGCCCAATGCCACcattgggggaaggaggggggatcaGGGATTAACCAAGCAGTCCTGcctatgtgtgttttttcttattcttttaatGATTTATGATGCCTTCTACGTGAGTCCCAAGGTGATTTacataaaaacaactttaaaaaatagctacaaaaacagtacaaaataatgACAGCTAAAGATAGATTTGAAAGCAGTACAGAATAAACACCTAAGGCAGAGATTTTTTCACCTAGGcagaaaagcttgttgaaacaaaaacgtcttcaattgtttccagaaagtacaatTAGTGGGCACCTGTTGTATCAAAGATGGGGGATAAATTAGATTCAGTtgtcatttaaaggtgaatctatcaaatttgcacttttagaaaaaatatgagaaccaaaacacagccattcttcaaaattcgcacttatctgaatgttgcgAACACTTttgaaattgcatatattagggaaagtgtgcataacattgCTGTATTAGTGAAataacactgaaatgctgaagaatttgcatgaggatttttttaaattgcgaattgctacagaaatttggaaaactgattttaagattggaaaaatgaggaactaagagaaccaaaatggacagatcctttgaTCCCTAGCAGTATCTCAAGAGGGATGGCATTCCACAGAACagaggcagccacactgaaagcctggCTCAGAGTTACTGTGGAGCAGCCTTCTGATATGTTGGATACTTGAAGGAGAAACTTttctgcagaacgcagtgagtgacctactgggaatataagggatagggcagtctctcaagtaacctTGTCTTGGGGACTTATACATtcaaaactttgaacttggcctggtagcaaattggcaaataACAGAGACCCGAAGGCAAGGTGTTATTTTCTGGCATTAGTTTGCCCCCACAAACAACCTAGCTGCTGCATTGTGCACGaattgcagcctccagaccaaccttaaggggagccccacacagagcacattacagtaatccaatcttgaggttaccaatgcaaggACAACTGGAGACAAGCTACATATAAACACAgggagttcaatggaacttattttcAAGGCACCATGCTGATGAATTGGTGAAATGATCCTGCAAGACAAAGTTGCTGGAGAGGGGGAACAATTTAATGAAACTGCTTTTCCTTGTGTCACTGGGTCAGTTTCAAACATTTTTGGTCAAATCACTGTTTCCCTACAGCCCTATGACAAAAACATCTGGCCTCTAACTGCGAGGTAATCATATCCTATTCCCTACTTTctattcttccttcctttctattTTCCAATAATGTAATGCGCCTAGCTCACAATGGGTTTTTATTGAAAAAGATTGTATGATTATTTTGAATTGAGTTTGTTTTATTTCAGTATTAAGATTCCTAGTGGTGTttctaagatcctccgtggcgcagagtggtaagcagcggtaacacagccaaagctctgctcacggccagagttcgattccaacgaaaggaggaagtcgaatctccagtaaaaggggtcgaggtccactcagccttccatacatccgtggtcagtaaaatgaatacccaccatatgctggggggtaaagaaaggccgaggaaggaactggcaatcccaccccatatatacggtctgcctagtaaacgtcgcaagacgtcaccctaagagtcagaaacaattcgcactacaagtgcggggacacctttaccttttagtggTGTTTCTGCCTAGAGTAGTGGTGATGTTTTCTAGTCCCTGTGCAAACCAACAAAACCCCAAGATGTGGAACTGCACTGAGTGCAGTCTTTGAATCCACAACCCACTTTCACTGGTATTTAACTTCTAGGAGTCTGCTTACAATCCCCACCCCAGGAGAAAGGAGCATAATCATGCAGTGATAATAACACATACCATTCCTTTCAGTATCTCAAATATGAACATGCAAACGCAAGCACTTATTCTCACTACCTGAACTGTgcgcaagcatgcatgcacatgcaaacacacacatgctcaTGAAAGCTATTCTCCACTGTgcactagggatgaaaagattaCCATTTAggtgctctcagtttctccttttcccattcttacagttcaccacatttctgctgcaatttgcattttttaaaaaaaaaatccttaagaaaatcctctagcattttagtgcaaatttctcctaacacacacatttttgtaggaagttttgactaatatacacattttgcaagtaatttcttattatataatgcatttttgtttgttattttcactcatatattcatttttatgcacactttcccccaacatatgcatttttgtaaacattggttggcaaactgcattgcacacTCTGAATAAGTTaggatttcagaggatggctgtgtttccattctcatattgctgtggaaagtgcgaatttgatagatttggcttgaaatgtgaactaaatcaaatttctcacccatccctactataCACTGAATTAATTTACTCTGCAATAACACTAGCTTCTGAAGAAGGAGGTGTTAGGAAGCTGGCCATAGCAGTCACCTTTTATCTTAAACTTATTTATTATAATGTATTCATTTCTTCCAAGTAGATCAAGGTGATATACAATCATGTCTCTCTtctcctcattttatcttcacaagaaccctgtgaggtaggttaggcagagagactggcccaaggtcacccagcgaacttcgaggctgagtagggatttgagccctggccTCCCGGGTCCCAGTTCAACACTCCACCACTACACCTTGCTGGCTCCCAGATGATGTAGTTACATGTATTTAAGAATATGTAATAGTTCTGCTTATATTTATTAcagaatatttatatatttagttatccatttccatttctatcctgcccaccatcagttcagtacagcaacatttACTATCTGAATAGGCAGTTATAGGGATGGTAGAACATAAGCTGCTCCCTGGCAACGTGTGTCCCTGTGCATGCATTTGCAAAGTGATgtgcaacaaaagaaaaatgcaCTGTCCCCAATCAGAAATTAGAGACCAGGAAGAAGTCGTATTCTGAAGAACTCTGAATATGCATGTATGTGCATTCTAAAAAGacaactagtaaaaaaaaaatgctcagtAACTCCTACCACAAACAAAAGCAATGACAAAATGAGGACAGTGCATTACCAAGGACAGGTACCAGAAATCAGGCACTGCCTTTGGTCAGTTGTTGGCGATTATGCCTTTCTTCTCAAATGCAAGTCACCTCTAGCCTCTGAGACATCTCTCACAAACCATCTTGCCCTGAAAAAAAATGAAGTGAACAAAGCCTGCAAGTGAAATGTTCCAAACCTGTGATgttcgcctcctcctcctcttgaacTGATCCTCTATTCCAGAACGAGAAGACAAGTAGCATTGGATCCACTTCATTAGCCCTTTTATCTCCTCCTTACATGATTGCAACTCTTCCCCAGCTACTCAGAGCTATATTTTGAAAACAAACATCACTTAAACAGAATATTTTTTATGGAAACTTGTCCTGCCCATTAATTATGATCTTAAAAGTTTAGACAAATATCAGTAGCGGATGATGTGACTGCCACAATCACCAGAGCTTGTTTGCTAAACAAAAGGAAACTGCTTGAGCTCAAGCAAAGTTTTCTGCACACCTTCTTGTATCTATACCAGGGGGATAGGCAAGGGATATGGGTAACTTGCTCCACCAGCTAGCACACACTGACTTGGCCCAAATGcagcactaagccaaaccatggcttagtgcaaatgtGCAAGAGTATGGGTTCCTGGAGATGAACTTATGGcccctttgctcctcctctgCTCCGGTTCTTGTtgtgctgctgtgagctaagccatggtttagcttaatGTTACGTGCAAACTAGAGTCATAGACTGACACTGTGGTACAGAAATGCAGAGTTGGAAAACAGGAATAGAGGTGGTCTGGCAAAGGATCTGTGTGATCTTAGTTCTATTTTTAGAAGGGCTACCCTCCCCTTTGCATCTAGAGGATATTTTTGGTGTGTTTAATTAGAAATATGAGTTCTGTCTTAATAGAAAAGGCTGTGTGGTCGAATGCCCAAATTGCACTGTGCTGGTGTGGCAGCAGCAAAACTGTGCATTACGTCCCCCTCCCACACCCTAAAAACTTCAACATCTGCTGTGCAGATAGAGACAATCCccatttcttctccctttctctctgccagccctaccctTACTCCTGTAACAAGATGTagttagtgatggccaccaagttggatggctttaaaagaagattagacaaattcatgggggataagtctgtcaatagctattagccatgatagctatgctctgcccctGCCGTCAAAGGCGccatgcctctggataccagttgctacaGATGGCCAGCGAGGAGGCTGCTCTtgagtttgtgggcttcccataggcatccttTTGGCTACTGTGAAAACGGAGAGCTGGACTTGAcggccctttggcctgacccagcaggactcttctcatGTTATCTTCTCTCACCCCCAGACAAACCGGTTAGTCCCTGTTGAGACCTAACAACACCTGACCTGCAACAAAAGTGGGGTTTGGGGTGGAGCAGCAGGTGGTGGTGATGCTTAACCCCTTCCTTGACTGCTGTTTATATTATCCAAGTTGCTTCTAAGCTTTCCTGGTTTGGGGACGGGGTAGCAGCTTGGGGGAGCATTTTGTAGCAGAAAAGCAGCAGGTATGGGAAGTGTTCAGGGGCATCTTCACCCTGCTCCTCCACTCCCACTTCCACACTCTCAACGTTGGTTGGGTTTGATTGTGTTATATGTTGAGAGGTGTACTGTGTGGTTCGTTCCTCGTTCAGAATACAGCATTGGGTCACAGTTAGAGAGGAGGGTGTGCTGTGCCAGAAATGCTTCCTGGGGAAAGAATACATTTAATAAGACAAATCCAGGTGGCAAAAGTAAGCAATCAAAACGTTCCTCAATAGTACAAGAGAAAGCAGAAAGCCTGCAACAGTTGTCAGAGATGCTGACCTGGGGAAAAGGAAGGCAAATTCTCTTCCTACAGTGCATTTATTTGATGGATAGCGGTGAAATCATCGCGCTTGCCTCACTAATGTCAACAATAGAAGCAGCTGAAGTACATAGTGGGGATGAAGCTCAACAGTTAAAAAGTGATAGAGTTGGATCCGtaatgttttgtttcatttaaGGTGACTTCTATCTGGAGCCTGAGGTTGTCAGGACCAGGTAGTTGGAAGGGCCTTCTAGCTACACCTCCACTTATAAACAATTATGGGGTTTCTCAGGTGACATTGTTCTAAGACCTTGcctgatttaaaaacaaatcttttaCTTTCATGATGTGAACCGCCTGGAGACGGTTGTATAGCTTGgcaaggcggtatacaaattacctaaatcaggtgtgggaaatctgtgggcttccagatgttgctgatctataGCTCCCAcaatcactgaccattggccatgttggctgaggctgatgggagcagaacaacatgtggagggtaccaggttccccacccctgacctaaagtaataaataaataatggaggtGGCTCCgctcacttttctttttcttttctttttttaatccgaAAAAGTGTTGTGAACTTTCAGGCATGGATAATAATGCCATGGCCCAAATGGTGGTGACTTCTCAGTCTATGCACCTGTGGGGAAAAATAAATGGGTTTCTATTATTAGACTGTTACAAAAAAGAatgcacttctctctctctctctctctctctctctctctctctctctctctctctctctctctctctctgcctgaaaTGGTAGCATGTCAAGGGGGCACAGCCTTAGGGCTTAAGCTGCCTTTTCCTTGCACCAGTCTGAGTCCCCaatctgcactctacatttaaggcaccattatatcactttaaatagccatggcttccccccaaagaatccttagaaatgtaatttgtgaagggtgctgaaaactacaattcccagagtttcttgggaagagggactgattgtcaaatcactctgagaactgtagctctgtgagaggaacagggataTCCTAAAAACTCTCAATTCccgtgggagaagccatgactgtttaaagtggtgtgatacttctttaaatgtagagtgcagatggggcctgaatgAGAATATAAAGCCTTCCTACATTACTATTTCAAAGACATTACTATTCATCATCTGAATTCCTTATTTGTGATGTTAGCTGCATAAGCACAAGGGGGTGCTGTGCAAGAAGGGTAGATAGAAGTTGTTAGATGGAACATCAAGTTAATTATGTTTAACCTTTCCCAACATGCATGTCGGAAGTGGAGAGACTACCTATGTCCCCTGTAGTGTTCTGACAGCCTCACAAAAGAGAAAAGGGACACAGATTGACACTCAAAAATGTACCCAAGTAGAAGAAATAGCATGTTTGATCACACCTTTTGGCAATATCATACATATCTATTGGGGAGGGGGTAAAGTTCAGCTTTAGAGCAtctgatctgcatgcagaaggtcccaggctcaatcctggcatctcctggtagggtggGAAAGACCCCCTTGTCAaacattctggagagccactgccaattggtgtagacaatcctgagtgaGATAGACCACAGATCTGACTATCTGACcaattataaggcagctttctacgttCCTAATTTTCAGTGGGAAACTGGCAGTAGGCCTCAGTCCAGATCGGGAGTATGTTCCTGATTGGGGGGAAATACCTTCAAAATAAAAAGCGGCCAGTTTTAAGCACCAGTGTGAATAATGTAATGGGTAGCTTGGTCTTAGGGAAAGGTGGAGAGAAGGAGGCACGAGAAGAAGGGCAGGAGAGCCAGGAGGACACCAAGACAAGAAGGGGATTCTGAAGAAACCTTACTAGGCTGAACCCCAGGAAGGGCTGCCTGCTGGGGTGAGCTATGGGAGATGGGAGCCCCAGCCGGGATAAATGGTGGATAAAAGAAGCTGGGCGATGTGGttagtggcttcggccagataggcgacacaaaaattaaattttacttttt is from Rhineura floridana isolate rRhiFlo1 chromosome 3, rRhiFlo1.hap2, whole genome shotgun sequence and encodes:
- the LOC133378768 gene encoding sulfate transporter-like; translation: MENGITIQKPEQSNDMQSSPPPEPSSHYFPLKLEEYEPPGLSVKKLLKKTRENCKCDRQSIISFFLKLFPVVEWLPRYNIKEQLLGDIISGILVGIVAIPQSISYSLLASQDPIYGLYTNFFCVIIYFAMATSRHNCVGSFGVLCLMIGESVNRQLRLAGYDLDADTGSLVNATMNGTVACDKGCYAITVGTALTFLVGIYQILLGVFQLGFLSVYLSEPLLSGFVTGSSLTILTSQMNLLLGLKIPRHDGVGSLILTWVDIFRYISKTNICDLVTSLISLALIVPVKEINNFFKDKMKVPFPMELLVVIAATLFSYFFNFNERYKSKICGTIPTGFKKPAVPDLSLLSNLALDALPIAIIGFAMTVSLAEIFGKKHGYPVWANQEMIAIGMGNLIPSFFYCFASCAALSKTLLKESTGCQTQISSMVSAVVLLLVLLWIAPLFYSLQTCILGVVTIVNLRGGLRKFADTPKMWRISKIDTMVWWVTMLSSSLITTELGLLVGVCFALLCIIFRTQRPRATLLGKVNNSEIYEDQFTYKKISSIANIKIFRFDTSLYYANKDYFKSSLIQKTGVNPSLIAARWKKADEKAKAILSKNENCFFPKFNCLKGTKRGAAKVSAADAPGPSIDMHTLIIDCGAMQFVDSVGLSVLKETRHDYKEIGIQVILANCNPSIRHLLQAGGWLTGMEDSELLSFHSIHAAVQFAEKQYQAQQKESEVARDVFLSPEDNDISVASALEGQL